A section of the Terriglobia bacterium genome encodes:
- the yajC gene encoding preprotein translocase subunit YajC, whose product MDLVGFLIQGQSGQGGGFLVWLPLVFIFAIFYFLLIMPQQKRQKRWQAMINELKAGDFVTTSGGIQGRIFSVGDDFVQLRVPPDNLRIQVAKSAVMSVGPEEQATK is encoded by the coding sequence ATGGATTTAGTCGGCTTCCTCATCCAGGGACAAAGCGGGCAAGGCGGCGGTTTTCTGGTATGGCTGCCGCTGGTTTTCATTTTTGCCATTTTCTATTTCCTCCTCATCATGCCGCAGCAGAAGCGCCAGAAGCGCTGGCAGGCGATGATCAACGAGCTGAAGGCGGGAGACTTCGTCACCACCAGCGGCGGCATCCAGGGCCGCATTTTCTCGGTGGGAGACGATTTCGTCCAGCTGCGCGTCCCCCCGGACAACCTGCGCATCCAGGTAGCGAAGTCGGCGGTGATGTCGGTCGGGCCGGAGGAACAGGCGACAAAGTAA
- the secD gene encoding protein translocase subunit SecD: MQKNLALKAVFIIAVMLVFLFGILGVPKSYSGPGLAAAVQDRIHLGLDLKGGTHLILQVVVNDAVNADSDHAIERLKEEMRARNISYNDVSKPDVASQPDRIQIKGVPPESSADLRSIVQDRLPEYDLVSGVENSWTLSMKPGQLTELKKRAVSQAIETIRNRIDQLGVSEPVIQEHGLGEYQILVQLPGVDDPARVKEIMQSTAMLEIRQSFGGPYASEQEALQANNGVLPPDTVLLKGRSIGARSGETAPTEQYYLVSRSSAVTGRDLRTAEPSRDENGRPDVRFLLTGEGGRRFANFTGAHVGDNLAVVLDNKVQEVARIESQIHDEGRITGAFTDQQAKDLGMILRSGALPASIRYLEERTVGPSLGLDSIRHGIMAAIIGMGAVMVFMLIYYRGAGINADLALFMNLVILVGFLGFSGATLTLPGIAGVILTIGMGVDSNVLIFERIREELRNGKTPPSAVDQGFGRAWLTIIDTHVTTIVSAFILFIFGTGPVRGFAVTLTFGLLANLFTAVFVSRVIFDWVVGRHQRGEALSI; this comes from the coding sequence ATGCAGAAGAATCTCGCGCTCAAAGCAGTCTTCATCATCGCCGTGATGCTGGTGTTCCTCTTCGGCATCCTTGGCGTTCCCAAGAGCTATTCCGGACCGGGCCTGGCGGCTGCGGTGCAGGACCGCATCCACCTGGGGCTGGACCTGAAGGGCGGCACGCACCTGATCCTGCAGGTGGTGGTCAATGACGCCGTCAATGCGGACTCCGACCACGCCATCGAGCGCCTGAAGGAAGAGATGCGGGCGCGCAACATCAGCTACAACGACGTCAGCAAGCCGGACGTGGCCAGCCAGCCCGACCGCATCCAGATCAAGGGCGTTCCCCCGGAGTCGAGCGCCGACCTGCGCAGCATCGTGCAGGACCGCCTGCCGGAGTACGACCTGGTCTCGGGCGTGGAGAACTCGTGGACGCTGAGCATGAAGCCCGGCCAGCTCACCGAGCTGAAGAAACGCGCCGTCAGCCAGGCCATTGAGACCATCCGCAATCGTATCGACCAGCTCGGTGTCTCCGAGCCGGTGATCCAGGAGCACGGGCTGGGCGAATACCAGATCCTGGTGCAGCTGCCCGGCGTGGACGACCCGGCGCGCGTGAAAGAGATCATGCAGTCCACGGCCATGCTGGAGATCCGGCAGTCGTTTGGCGGGCCGTATGCCAGCGAGCAGGAAGCGCTCCAGGCCAACAACGGCGTGCTGCCCCCGGACACGGTGCTGCTGAAGGGCCGGAGCATCGGTGCGCGGAGCGGCGAGACTGCTCCGACCGAGCAGTACTATCTGGTTTCCCGCAGCTCTGCAGTGACCGGGCGCGACCTGCGGACCGCCGAGCCCAGCCGCGATGAGAACGGGCGGCCCGACGTACGCTTTCTCCTGACCGGCGAAGGCGGCCGCCGCTTCGCCAACTTCACCGGCGCACACGTGGGCGACAACCTTGCCGTCGTGCTCGACAACAAAGTGCAGGAGGTGGCCCGCATCGAGAGCCAGATCCACGATGAGGGCCGCATCACCGGCGCCTTCACCGACCAGCAGGCCAAGGACCTGGGCATGATCCTGCGTTCGGGCGCGCTGCCGGCTTCCATCCGCTACCTCGAGGAGCGCACGGTTGGCCCGTCGCTCGGCCTGGATTCGATCCGCCACGGCATCATGGCCGCCATCATCGGCATGGGCGCGGTCATGGTCTTCATGCTGATCTACTACCGGGGCGCGGGCATCAACGCCGATCTGGCCCTGTTCATGAACCTGGTGATCCTGGTCGGGTTCCTGGGTTTCAGCGGCGCTACGCTCACGCTGCCGGGTATCGCGGGCGTGATCCTGACCATCGGCATGGGCGTGGACTCGAACGTGCTGATCTTCGAGCGCATCCGCGAGGAGTTGCGCAACGGCAAGACGCCGCCGTCGGCGGTGGACCAGGGCTTCGGGCGCGCCTGGCTCACGATCATCGACACGCACGTCACCACTATCGTTTCGGCGTTCATCCTGTTCATCTTCGGTACCGGCCCGGTGCGCGGGTTCGCGGTCACGCTGACCTTCGGTCTGCTGGCCAACCTGTTCACCGCCGTGTTCGTCTCGCGCGTGATCTTCGACTGGGTGGTGGGACGGCACCAGCGCGGGGAAGCGCTCAGCATCTAG
- the secF gene encoding protein translocase subunit SecF: protein MEFFRNTNIDFLGKKWYFLGFSLIFSIAGILSMVFWHGMPLGVDFRGGTLVYVKFTQNPNPDDIRATLDKSGLKNARIQRYGVPANNEVLISLELKETSEQVLDKGKNDIIKALETETPAGKQDLNNTGLSSLTQYLLSKDPLRAGTDAEKRYATVAQAIVTYRDKDRGGAIASLDELRGKTDPAVLTALQQDFYVSSFAVRNVEIVGPQVGKQLQKQAVLATLYSLAGMLVYLWFRFEWIYGAGAVVACFHDTLITVGAFSLLNKEITLTVIAAILTLVGYSMNDTIVIYDRIRENVKLLRRERLPDIVNKSINQTLSRTILTSGLTFLTVLSLYVFGGEVLHGFSFALVVGILIGTYSSIAVAAPMVVAYQEWRSARSGRGPVVVSNEGSRREKVRVKA, encoded by the coding sequence GTGGAATTCTTTCGCAACACGAACATCGATTTCCTGGGGAAGAAGTGGTATTTCCTCGGATTCTCGCTGATCTTCAGCATCGCCGGCATCCTGTCCATGGTGTTCTGGCATGGAATGCCGCTGGGCGTGGACTTCCGCGGCGGGACTCTGGTGTACGTGAAGTTCACCCAGAATCCGAACCCGGACGATATCCGCGCCACGCTCGACAAGTCGGGGCTGAAGAACGCCCGCATCCAGCGCTATGGCGTGCCCGCGAACAACGAAGTCCTGATCTCGCTGGAGCTCAAAGAGACCAGCGAGCAGGTGCTCGACAAGGGGAAGAACGACATCATCAAGGCCCTGGAGACGGAGACGCCGGCGGGCAAGCAGGACCTGAACAACACCGGTCTTAGCTCGCTCACCCAGTACCTGCTCTCCAAGGACCCGCTGCGCGCCGGCACCGACGCCGAAAAGCGCTACGCCACAGTGGCCCAGGCTATCGTGACTTATCGCGACAAGGACCGGGGCGGCGCCATTGCCTCCCTGGACGAGCTGCGCGGCAAGACGGACCCGGCGGTGCTGACGGCCCTCCAGCAGGATTTCTACGTCTCCAGCTTCGCCGTGCGCAACGTGGAGATCGTGGGACCCCAGGTCGGCAAGCAGCTGCAGAAGCAGGCGGTGCTGGCCACCCTCTACTCGCTGGCCGGAATGTTGGTGTACCTGTGGTTCCGCTTTGAATGGATCTATGGCGCTGGGGCGGTGGTCGCCTGCTTCCACGACACGCTCATCACCGTGGGCGCTTTCTCCTTGCTAAATAAGGAGATAACACTTACTGTTATCGCCGCGATTTTGACCCTGGTGGGCTATTCGATGAACGACACCATCGTCATCTACGATCGCATCCGGGAGAATGTGAAGCTGCTCCGGCGTGAGCGGCTGCCGGACATCGTCAACAAGAGCATCAACCAGACCCTCAGCCGGACCATTCTGACCTCCGGTCTGACGTTTTTGACGGTGCTCTCCTTGTACGTGTTCGGGGGAGAGGTCCTGCACGGATTCTCCTTTGCCCTGGTCGTCGGAATCTTGATCGGTACGTACTCTTCGATCGCGGTGGCTGCCCCGATGGTGGTGGCGTACCAGGAGTGGCGGTCGGCCCGGAGCGGTCGCGGTCCGGTGGTGGTTTCGAACGAGGGCAGCCGGCGCGAGAAGGTCCGAGTCAAGGCATAG
- a CDS encoding energy transducer TonB produces MFEDSLIESGGRLKTGRGWTTAVSFVVQVMLIGVMILIPLIYTEALPKQQLMTFLVAPPPPPPPPPPAAIPIKAVKVVQTDLVDGQLRTPTKIPQKVAMIKEEEAPPVVSGMGGVVGGVPGGVPGGQMGGVIGGIISSTPIAVPKVATPQRVRVSSGVQQGNLINKVTPVYPPIAKNARISGTVMLQAVISKAGVVENLRAISGHPMLIPAAVEAVKQWRYKPYYLNGEPVEVETTVSVIFSLGG; encoded by the coding sequence ATGTTTGAAGACAGCCTTATAGAGTCTGGCGGCAGATTAAAGACCGGCCGCGGATGGACGACCGCCGTGTCGTTCGTGGTGCAGGTGATGCTGATCGGCGTGATGATCCTCATCCCGCTGATCTACACTGAGGCGCTGCCCAAGCAGCAGTTGATGACCTTCCTGGTGGCGCCGCCGCCGCCGCCCCCGCCGCCGCCGCCGGCGGCGATACCGATCAAGGCGGTGAAGGTGGTGCAGACCGACCTGGTGGACGGACAGCTCCGCACTCCCACCAAAATCCCCCAGAAAGTCGCCATGATCAAGGAAGAAGAGGCGCCTCCGGTGGTGAGCGGGATGGGTGGCGTGGTGGGTGGCGTCCCGGGCGGCGTGCCCGGCGGCCAGATGGGCGGCGTGATCGGCGGCATCATCAGCTCCACTCCGATAGCGGTTCCCAAGGTTGCGACCCCGCAGCGCGTGCGTGTCTCATCCGGCGTGCAGCAGGGCAACCTGATCAACAAGGTGACGCCGGTCTACCCGCCGATCGCCAAGAACGCCCGCATCTCGGGCACGGTGATGCTGCAGGCGGTCATCAGCAAGGCTGGAGTGGTGGAAAATCTGCGTGCCATCAGCGGCCATCCCATGCTGATCCCGGCTGCTGTCGAAGCGGTCAAGCAGTGGCGGTACAAGCCCTACTATCTGAACGGAGAGCCCGTCGAAGTGGAAACCACCGTGAGTGTGATCTTCAGCCTAGGTGGATGA